The Brachybacterium huguangmaarense genome contains a region encoding:
- a CDS encoding ribose-phosphate diphosphokinase translates to MSGIVKAGEKRLVLASGRAHPVLAQEVSEELGVEVLPVDAWDFANGEIYVRYGESVRGADAFVLQSHPAPINTWLMEHLIMIDALKRASAKRITAIAPSFPYARQDKKHLGREPISARLVADLYQTAGIDRLISVDLHAPQVQGYFDRPVDHLMALPILADYVERKYGEEDLVVVSPDAGRIRVAEQWAKRLGGIGLAFIHKSRDPKKPNQAVAKRVIGEVSGRTCVLVDDMIDTAGTIMQAVEALQANGAKKVVVATTHPILSDPATERLRSSGVSEVICTNTLPVPPEKQFENLTQLSIAPLIARAVRAVFDDGSVTSLFDGQV, encoded by the coding sequence ATGAGCGGAATCGTCAAGGCGGGGGAGAAGCGGCTGGTCCTGGCCTCGGGACGCGCCCACCCCGTGCTCGCGCAGGAGGTCTCCGAGGAGCTCGGCGTCGAGGTGCTCCCCGTCGACGCCTGGGACTTCGCCAACGGTGAGATCTACGTGCGCTACGGCGAGTCGGTGCGCGGCGCCGATGCGTTCGTCCTGCAGTCCCACCCCGCTCCGATCAACACCTGGCTGATGGAGCACCTGATCATGATCGACGCCCTCAAGCGGGCGTCGGCCAAGCGCATCACGGCGATCGCCCCGAGCTTCCCCTACGCCCGTCAGGACAAGAAGCACCTGGGCCGCGAGCCCATCTCGGCCCGCCTGGTCGCCGACCTCTACCAGACGGCGGGCATCGACCGCCTGATCTCGGTGGACCTGCACGCCCCGCAGGTCCAGGGCTACTTCGACCGCCCCGTCGACCATCTGATGGCCCTGCCGATCCTCGCCGACTACGTCGAGCGCAAGTACGGCGAGGAGGACCTCGTCGTCGTCTCGCCGGACGCGGGCCGCATCCGCGTCGCCGAGCAGTGGGCCAAGCGCCTGGGCGGCATCGGGCTCGCGTTCATCCACAAGTCGCGCGATCCCAAGAAGCCCAACCAGGCGGTGGCCAAGCGCGTGATCGGCGAGGTCTCCGGCCGCACGTGCGTGCTCGTCGACGACATGATCGACACCGCCGGCACGATCATGCAGGCGGTCGAGGCGCTCCAGGCCAACGGCGCCAAGAAGGTCGTCGTCGCGACCACCCACCCGATCCTCTCCGACCCCGCGACCGAGCGTCTGCGCTCGAGCGGCGTCTCCGAGGTCATCTGCACCAACACCTTGCCGGTGCCGCCCGAGAAGCAGTTCGAGAACCTCACCCAGCTCTCGATCGCCCCTCTCATCGCCCGCGCGGTGCGCGCGGTCTTCGACGACGGCTCGGTCACGAGCCTCTTCGACGGTCAGGTCTGA
- the glmU gene encoding bifunctional UDP-N-acetylglucosamine diphosphorylase/glucosamine-1-phosphate N-acetyltransferase GlmU yields MKSAIPKVLHPICGRSLLMHAVTAAAGLDPQRLVVVVRHQRDLVVEHLGEHAPYALIADQDDVPGTGRAVQCGLEQVDADGGTVVVTYGDVPLLDAEALGALVTEHEESGNAVTVLTARVPDPTGYGRIVRDEEGREVLGIVEHKDATSEQRTIDEVNSGIYAFDLAVLRSALERIGTDNAQGEMYLTDVLAIARGDGGAVRAVVTDDPILVEGANDRVQLAQLGAEMRRRINERHMRAGVTIVDPAATYIDADVTIGQDTVIQPGVQLQGATDIAAEAEIGPDSTLRDTVVGRGASVVRTQALLAEIGDEATVGPFTYLRPGTVLGAGGKIGGFCETKNADIGPGAKVPHLSYVGDAEIGEGTNIGAATIFANYDGVTKHRSRVGKHVRVGSDSVLVAPVEIGDGASTGAGTVVRKDVPPGALAVSAASQRNMEGWTERRRGGTKAAEAAKAAQARSAAGETQEPQSRDRSEEQENR; encoded by the coding sequence ATGAAGTCCGCGATCCCCAAGGTCCTGCACCCCATCTGCGGGCGCTCCCTGCTGATGCACGCGGTGACCGCCGCCGCCGGGCTCGACCCCCAGCGTCTCGTCGTGGTCGTGCGCCACCAGCGCGACCTCGTGGTCGAGCATCTCGGCGAGCACGCCCCGTACGCGCTCATCGCCGACCAGGACGACGTGCCCGGCACGGGACGTGCCGTGCAGTGCGGGCTCGAGCAGGTCGACGCGGACGGCGGAACCGTCGTGGTCACCTACGGTGACGTGCCGCTGCTGGACGCCGAGGCCCTCGGCGCCCTCGTGACCGAGCACGAGGAGAGCGGCAACGCCGTCACCGTGCTCACGGCGCGCGTGCCCGACCCCACCGGCTACGGCCGCATCGTGCGGGACGAGGAGGGCCGCGAGGTGCTCGGGATCGTCGAGCACAAGGACGCGACCTCCGAGCAGCGGACGATCGACGAGGTCAACTCCGGCATCTACGCCTTCGACCTCGCCGTGCTGCGCTCGGCGCTCGAGCGCATCGGCACCGACAACGCGCAGGGCGAGATGTACCTGACCGACGTGCTCGCGATCGCGCGCGGCGACGGCGGGGCCGTGCGTGCCGTCGTCACCGACGACCCGATCCTCGTCGAGGGCGCCAACGACCGCGTCCAGCTCGCCCAGCTCGGCGCCGAGATGCGCCGGCGCATCAACGAGCGCCACATGCGGGCCGGCGTCACGATCGTCGACCCCGCCGCGACCTACATCGACGCCGACGTCACGATCGGCCAGGACACCGTGATCCAGCCCGGCGTGCAGCTCCAGGGCGCGACCGACATCGCGGCCGAGGCCGAGATCGGTCCCGACTCGACGCTGCGCGACACGGTCGTGGGCCGCGGCGCCTCGGTGGTGCGGACCCAGGCGCTGCTCGCCGAGATCGGGGACGAGGCGACCGTGGGCCCCTTCACCTACCTGCGCCCGGGCACCGTGCTCGGCGCCGGTGGCAAGATCGGCGGCTTCTGCGAGACGAAGAACGCCGACATCGGCCCCGGCGCCAAGGTCCCCCATCTCAGCTATGTGGGCGACGCCGAGATCGGCGAGGGCACCAACATCGGCGCCGCCACGATCTTCGCCAACTACGACGGCGTGACCAAGCACCGCTCGCGCGTGGGCAAGCACGTGCGCGTCGGGTCCGACAGCGTGCTCGTGGCGCCCGTCGAGATCGGCGACGGCGCCTCGACCGGCGCCGGCACGGTGGTCCGCAAGGACGTCCCGCCGGGCGCCCTGGCTGTGAGCGCCGCGAGCCAGCGGAACATGGAAGGATGGACCGAGCGTCGTCGCGGGGGCACGAAGGCAGCTGAGGCCGCGAAGGCCGCGCAGGCCCGCAGCGCCGCCGGCGAGACGCAGGAACCGCAGAGCAGGGATCGCAGCGAGGAGCAGGAGAACCGATGA
- a CDS encoding TetR/AcrR family transcriptional regulator: MAERAGRTRAARMTGRERREQLVSVGRSLFAEKGFDATSVEEVAARAKVSKPVVYEHFGGKEGLYAVVVDRETACLLGALETALDDPRQHPRVLMERAALAFLTYIDTHEDGFRILVRDSPATHASGTYSSLLGDVAATVEGILAGQLRIRGYKPSDAALYAQMLVGMVAYTGQWWLETRTPSKEQVAARMVNLSWFGLGALERTPELRGR; the protein is encoded by the coding sequence ATGGCAGAACGGGCGGGCAGGACGCGCGCGGCGCGCATGACCGGCCGTGAGCGCCGCGAGCAACTGGTCTCCGTGGGCCGCTCCTTGTTCGCCGAGAAGGGGTTCGACGCCACGAGCGTCGAGGAGGTCGCGGCGCGCGCGAAGGTCTCCAAACCCGTCGTGTACGAGCACTTCGGCGGCAAGGAGGGGCTGTACGCCGTCGTCGTCGACCGCGAGACGGCCTGCCTGCTGGGGGCCCTCGAGACCGCGCTCGACGACCCGCGTCAGCATCCGCGGGTGCTCATGGAGCGCGCCGCGCTCGCGTTCCTCACCTACATCGACACCCATGAGGACGGCTTCCGGATCCTCGTGCGCGACTCCCCCGCCACCCACGCCTCCGGCACCTACTCGTCACTCCTGGGGGACGTCGCCGCCACGGTCGAGGGGATCCTCGCCGGCCAGCTGCGGATCCGCGGCTACAAGCCCTCGGACGCGGCGCTGTACGCGCAGATGCTCGTGGGCATGGTCGCCTACACGGGCCAGTGGTGGCTCGAGACGCGCACCCCCTCCAAGGAGCAGGTCGCGGCGCGCATGGTCAACCTCTCCTGGTTCGGCCTGGGCGCGCTCGAGCGGACACCCGAGCTGCGCGGACGCTGA
- a CDS encoding MarR family winged helix-turn-helix transcriptional regulator, giving the protein MPDAAPGTDEVDRIVAGWAAARPDLDTAPLSVLSRVSRLARHLETARREAFASSGVEGWEFDVLSALRRAGDEPVSAGALMHQTLVTSGTMTTRIDKLVARGLVTRSRDPQDRRAVRIALEPAGVTAVDAAMEHLLASEAQLLAALPPETREALASTLRDLLVSFEPARD; this is encoded by the coding sequence ATGCCCGATGCCGCTCCCGGAACCGACGAGGTCGATCGCATCGTCGCCGGCTGGGCGGCGGCGCGGCCCGACCTCGACACCGCTCCCCTGTCGGTGCTCTCACGCGTCTCCCGCCTCGCACGCCACCTCGAGACGGCCCGCCGGGAGGCGTTCGCCTCCTCGGGCGTCGAGGGATGGGAGTTCGACGTGCTGTCGGCCCTGCGCCGCGCGGGCGACGAGCCCGTCTCGGCCGGAGCCCTCATGCACCAGACCCTCGTGACCTCGGGGACCATGACGACACGGATCGACAAGCTCGTCGCGCGGGGCCTCGTGACCCGCAGCCGCGATCCGCAGGACCGACGCGCGGTGCGGATCGCGCTCGAGCCCGCGGGCGTCACCGCGGTCGACGCCGCGATGGAGCATCTGCTGGCCTCCGAGGCGCAGCTGCTCGCGGCCCTGCCGCCCGAGACCCGCGAGGCCCTCGCCTCGACCCTGCGCGACCTCCTCGTCTCCTTCGAGCCCGCCCGGGACTGA
- a CDS encoding ABC-F family ATP-binding cassette domain-containing protein: MAHLLGAQSLHVALPDRVLLDAVTLGIDDGDRIGVVGRNGDGKSTLLRLLAQQREPDAGRVTVRSGVRVGVLDQQDDATPGVTVRERVVGDRPEHEWASDPRIRDVLAGLLDQIPLDADLSELSGGQVRRVHLAELLVGDWDILLLDEPTNHLDVEGIAWLAQHLTSRWNARTGGLVVITHDRWFLDAVCTRMWEVHDGVVDPFQGGYAAYVLQRVERDRQAAATEARRQNLMRKELAWLRRGAPARTSKPKFRIDAANALIAGEPPVRDTVELTQLATSRLGRDVIDLEDVAAGYGGADVLTDVTVHIGPADRIGVLGPNGAGKSTMLALVTGDLRPTAGRVRRGKTVTVRQVSQRLSGIAEHLDERVSEVVGRYRTQYRAGKDEVSPGQLLERLGFTAAHQKVQVGRLSGGQQRRLDLLLTLLEEPNVLVLDEPTNDMDTDMLAAMEDLLDTWPGPLVVVSHDRYLLERVTDVQYAVLDHHVRHLPGGIDEYLALRTAQERREATAIGAAAAGSGGAATGDADGAGGGAGSGASGGAPALSGRALRDAQKEASALERRMARLESEIAGAKNALADVDPSDYTALADAMRAISAQQDELAEVEERWLEVGEQLG, encoded by the coding sequence ATGGCACATCTGCTCGGCGCCCAGTCCCTCCATGTCGCCCTGCCCGACCGGGTCCTGCTGGACGCGGTGACGCTCGGCATCGACGACGGCGACCGCATCGGCGTGGTCGGACGCAACGGCGACGGCAAGTCGACGCTCCTGCGCCTGCTCGCCCAGCAGCGCGAACCGGACGCCGGGCGCGTCACCGTGCGCTCGGGCGTGCGCGTCGGCGTGCTCGACCAGCAGGACGACGCGACGCCCGGGGTGACCGTGCGCGAGCGCGTCGTGGGCGATCGGCCCGAACACGAATGGGCGTCGGACCCACGGATCCGGGACGTGCTCGCGGGGCTGCTCGACCAGATCCCCCTCGACGCCGACCTCTCCGAGCTGTCGGGCGGCCAGGTGCGGCGCGTGCATCTGGCCGAGCTGCTCGTGGGCGACTGGGACATCCTGCTGCTCGACGAGCCCACCAACCACCTCGACGTCGAGGGCATCGCCTGGCTCGCCCAGCACCTGACGTCGCGATGGAACGCGCGCACGGGCGGGCTCGTGGTCATCACCCACGACCGCTGGTTCCTCGACGCGGTGTGCACCCGCATGTGGGAGGTCCACGACGGCGTGGTCGACCCCTTCCAGGGCGGCTATGCCGCCTACGTGCTCCAGCGCGTCGAGCGCGACCGGCAGGCGGCGGCGACCGAGGCGCGCCGCCAGAACCTCATGCGCAAGGAGCTCGCGTGGCTGCGGCGCGGCGCCCCCGCGCGCACCTCGAAGCCCAAGTTCCGGATCGACGCCGCCAACGCCCTCATCGCCGGGGAGCCGCCCGTGCGCGACACGGTCGAGCTCACCCAGCTCGCGACCTCGCGCCTGGGCCGTGACGTGATCGATCTCGAGGACGTCGCGGCCGGCTACGGCGGCGCCGACGTGCTCACGGACGTGACCGTGCACATCGGGCCCGCGGACCGCATCGGGGTGCTCGGCCCCAACGGTGCCGGGAAGTCCACCATGCTCGCCCTCGTCACCGGCGACCTGCGGCCGACCGCGGGCCGCGTGCGGCGGGGCAAGACCGTGACGGTGCGCCAGGTGTCCCAGCGTCTGAGCGGGATCGCGGAGCATCTCGACGAGCGCGTGAGCGAGGTCGTCGGGCGATATCGCACGCAGTACCGCGCCGGCAAGGACGAGGTGTCCCCGGGGCAGCTGCTCGAGCGCCTCGGCTTCACGGCCGCGCACCAGAAGGTGCAGGTGGGCCGGCTGTCGGGCGGTCAGCAGCGTCGTCTCGACCTGCTGCTCACCCTGCTCGAGGAGCCCAACGTGCTCGTGCTCGACGAGCCGACCAACGACATGGACACCGACATGCTCGCGGCCATGGAGGACCTGCTGGACACGTGGCCCGGCCCGCTCGTGGTGGTCTCCCACGACCGGTACCTGCTCGAGCGCGTGACCGACGTCCAGTACGCCGTGCTCGACCACCACGTGCGGCATCTGCCGGGCGGGATCGACGAGTACCTCGCGCTGCGCACGGCGCAGGAGCGTCGCGAGGCCACCGCGATCGGCGCGGCGGCTGCGGGTTCGGGAGGCGCGGCAACCGGGGACGCCGACGGTGCGGGCGGCGGCGCAGGGAGCGGGGCGAGCGGCGGCGCTCCGGCCCTGTCCGGGCGCGCGCTGCGCGACGCCCAGAAGGAGGCCTCGGCGCTCGAGCGGCGCATGGCCCGTCTGGAGTCCGAGATCGCCGGGGCCAAGAACGCCCTGGCCGACGTCGACCCGTCCGACTACACCGCCCTGGCCGACGCCATGCGCGCGATCAGCGCCCAGCAGGACGAGCTCGCCGAGGTCGAGGAGCGCTGGCTCGAGGTCGGCGAGCAGCTGGGCTGA
- a CDS encoding NAD(P)/FAD-dependent oxidoreductase, which translates to MEKNWDVIVAGGGAAGLSAALMLGRSRRRVLVIDAGSPRNRFAEHMHGVLGQEGVAPRDLLARGRAEAAEYGVELVEGRIDRVQEHEGVLEVVAVDGTVRSARALVVATGLTDELPDIPGLAERWGSTVLHCPYCHGWEVRDQCLGVLVHSPLGLHQAELIRQWSDRVTVLADPDLLGPDVTRRLRSRGVEFVTEPVAEILGDAPQITGVRLGSGQEVPLDAIFTAATPRPHDEFLAPLDLARNETPFGSFLEVSPMGATSHPRVWAIGNVVNPGANVPISIGAGAFTGGAVNAALVAEDLDLAVADAG; encoded by the coding sequence ATGGAGAAGAACTGGGATGTCATCGTGGCCGGCGGCGGCGCCGCCGGCCTGTCCGCCGCCCTCATGCTGGGCCGCTCGCGGCGTCGAGTGCTCGTGATCGACGCGGGGAGCCCGCGCAACCGCTTCGCCGAGCACATGCACGGCGTGCTGGGGCAGGAGGGCGTCGCTCCGCGCGACCTGCTGGCGCGAGGGCGCGCCGAGGCCGCGGAGTACGGCGTGGAGCTCGTCGAGGGCAGGATCGACCGCGTCCAGGAGCACGAGGGCGTCCTCGAGGTCGTCGCCGTCGACGGCACGGTCCGCTCGGCCCGCGCGCTCGTCGTCGCGACCGGTCTGACCGACGAGCTCCCCGACATCCCCGGGCTCGCCGAACGATGGGGCAGCACCGTCCTGCACTGCCCGTACTGCCACGGCTGGGAGGTGCGCGACCAGTGCCTCGGCGTGCTCGTGCACTCGCCGCTCGGCCTGCACCAGGCCGAGCTCATCCGTCAGTGGAGCGATCGGGTCACGGTGCTCGCCGACCCCGATCTGCTCGGCCCCGACGTCACGCGCCGCCTGCGCTCGCGCGGCGTCGAGTTCGTCACCGAGCCGGTCGCCGAGATCCTCGGCGATGCCCCGCAGATCACCGGGGTGCGGCTGGGCAGCGGCCAGGAGGTCCCGCTCGACGCCATCTTCACGGCGGCCACGCCGCGCCCGCACGACGAATTCCTGGCTCCTCTCGACCTGGCACGGAACGAGACCCCGTTCGGCTCGTTCCTCGAGGTGAGCCCGATGGGCGCGACGAGCCACCCGCGCGTGTGGGCCATCGGCAACGTCGTGAACCCGGGCGCGAACGTGCCCATCTCGATCGGCGCCGGCGCGTTCACGGGCGGCGCCGTGAACGCCGCCCTCGTCGCCGAGGACTTAGACCTCGCGGTCGCGGACGCCGGATGA
- a CDS encoding helix-turn-helix domain-containing protein, protein MRDELEQVGPRLRAARQERGLTLEELATAAQMSASTLSRLESGKRQATLELLLPLTRRLGLRLDDLVRPESPDPRVRRRVIRREGLVITPLAPEDAPVLTYRITYPPSSILPALRVHDGYEWLYILTGRLRLRLGAQDLILTRGEAAEFDTREPHAMSAAGGRPAQVISIFNREGARMHTHTSE, encoded by the coding sequence ATGCGGGACGAGCTGGAGCAGGTGGGGCCGCGGCTGCGCGCGGCACGACAGGAGCGCGGGCTGACCCTCGAGGAGCTCGCGACCGCCGCCCAGATGTCGGCGAGCACGCTGTCGCGCCTCGAGTCGGGTAAACGGCAGGCGACGCTCGAGCTGCTGCTCCCGCTCACCCGCCGCCTCGGTCTGCGCCTGGACGACCTCGTGCGCCCGGAGAGCCCGGACCCTCGCGTGCGACGCCGCGTGATCCGCCGGGAGGGGCTGGTCATCACGCCGCTCGCCCCTGAGGACGCCCCCGTCCTCACCTACCGGATCACGTATCCGCCCTCGTCCATCCTGCCCGCCCTGCGCGTGCACGACGGCTACGAGTGGCTGTACATCCTGACGGGCAGGCTGCGCCTGCGGCTCGGCGCCCAGGATCTGATCCTCACGCGCGGCGAGGCGGCCGAGTTCGACACGCGCGAGCCCCACGCGATGTCCGCCGCGGGCGGCCGTCCGGCCCAGGTGATCAGCATCTTCAACCGCGAGGGCGCCCGCATGCACACGCACACCTCGGAGTGA
- a CDS encoding TetR/AcrR family transcriptional regulator — protein sequence MEKAGAAPFHVGLTPDRVIDAAIELTRESHLFSWSIRDLAGRLGVAPSVIYHHVGGKDLLCRRVAEHVLGIIVLPSSRLDWREWFGELLLAVGPLMEQYPGVAKWMLMHGPTVPAVLPTLEAGLAVLRRAGFEARSELAYAILLNTAMLTVSIGDDRLQHEGDGPRDHATMMEEFSRMPTASADVRSLGSEFIRPLAEGGREALRARHAYYRSAVETVLDGLEVSLKREGRTGP from the coding sequence ATGGAGAAGGCAGGTGCGGCACCGTTCCACGTCGGGCTCACGCCCGACCGGGTGATCGACGCGGCGATCGAGCTGACGCGCGAGTCGCACCTGTTCAGCTGGTCGATCCGCGACCTCGCGGGCCGGCTCGGCGTCGCGCCGTCGGTGATCTACCACCACGTCGGAGGCAAGGACCTGCTGTGCCGACGGGTCGCCGAGCACGTGCTCGGCATAATCGTGCTGCCGTCGTCCCGGCTCGACTGGCGCGAGTGGTTCGGGGAGCTGCTCCTGGCCGTCGGCCCCCTCATGGAGCAGTACCCGGGAGTCGCGAAGTGGATGCTCATGCACGGCCCGACGGTGCCCGCGGTGCTGCCGACGCTCGAGGCCGGCCTCGCGGTCCTGCGTCGCGCCGGCTTCGAGGCGCGGTCGGAGCTCGCGTACGCGATCCTCCTCAACACGGCGATGCTCACCGTCTCGATCGGCGACGACCGTCTGCAGCACGAGGGCGACGGACCGCGGGATCACGCGACGATGATGGAGGAGTTCTCGCGGATGCCGACGGCGTCCGCGGACGTGCGGTCCCTGGGCAGCGAGTTCATCCGGCCGCTCGCCGAAGGCGGTCGCGAGGCCCTGCGTGCGCGCCACGCGTACTACCGCAGCGCCGTCGAGACGGTGCTCGACGGGCTCGAGGTGTCGCTGAAGCGTGAGGGCCGAACGGGACCCTAG
- a CDS encoding SAM-dependent methyltransferase — protein MNRHLVSEVDGLEPGTALDLGCADGADAIWLAAHGWEVTAVDVAAPALDRARDHAVRRGLADRIRWTRCDLAADFPSGAFDLVSAQFLHSPVALPGERERILRRSARAVAPGGHLLVVSHWRVPPWHPPMPDPGHPVNLTLQSPAENRAALRLADGDWEVVRDALVGVYLVGPDGRRGRREDHVLHVRRLEG, from the coding sequence GTGAACCGCCATCTCGTCTCCGAGGTCGACGGGCTCGAGCCCGGCACCGCCCTGGACCTGGGGTGCGCGGACGGGGCGGACGCGATCTGGCTCGCCGCACACGGCTGGGAGGTCACCGCCGTGGACGTCGCCGCACCGGCGCTCGATCGGGCGCGCGACCATGCGGTGCGCCGCGGCCTCGCCGATCGGATCCGCTGGACACGGTGCGACCTCGCCGCCGACTTCCCCTCCGGAGCCTTCGACCTGGTCTCGGCGCAGTTCCTGCACTCTCCCGTCGCCCTGCCCGGCGAGCGCGAGCGGATCCTGCGCCGGTCCGCCCGGGCGGTCGCGCCGGGAGGCCACCTGCTCGTGGTCTCCCACTGGAGGGTGCCGCCCTGGCACCCGCCCATGCCCGACCCGGGCCATCCCGTGAACCTCACGCTCCAGAGCCCGGCCGAGAACCGCGCCGCACTCCGTCTGGCCGACGGCGACTGGGAGGTCGTGCGCGACGCGCTCGTCGGGGTCTACCTGGTCGGGCCCGACGGCCGACGCGGACGCCGCGAGGACCACGTCCTGCACGTGCGCCGGCTCGAGGGATGA
- a CDS encoding helix-turn-helix domain-containing protein translates to MPSHEHAVRSARSHAGGPARGRAAPAGRPCARDLTLGALAQRTGISASTLSRLEGGKRTPNLELLLPVSRALGIGLDDLLMWHTTDARPTARVRRLHGLTVEHLSSASASVQVLRMTLAPTEQPIRTRQHEGHQWVHVLHGSARVVIGERDLHLEAGQSAEFDTRLPHGVAARGAEPVEILSIFHRGAERGRLPGPGLPGGS, encoded by the coding sequence GTGCCGTCGCATGAGCACGCCGTCCGATCGGCCCGATCTCACGCAGGCGGTCCTGCGCGAGGTCGGGCCGCGCCTGCGGGCCGCCCGTGTGCCCGCGATCTCACGCTCGGTGCGCTCGCGCAGCGCACGGGCATCTCCGCCTCGACGCTGTCCCGGCTCGAGGGCGGCAAGCGCACCCCGAACCTCGAGCTCCTGCTGCCCGTCAGCCGAGCTCTCGGCATCGGCCTCGACGACCTGCTCATGTGGCACACGACCGATGCCCGGCCGACCGCTCGCGTGCGTCGGCTCCACGGCCTCACGGTCGAGCACCTCTCGAGCGCCTCGGCGTCGGTCCAGGTCCTGCGCATGACGCTGGCCCCGACCGAGCAGCCGATCCGGACCCGTCAGCACGAGGGCCATCAGTGGGTCCATGTGCTGCACGGGAGCGCACGCGTCGTGATCGGCGAGCGCGACCTGCATCTGGAGGCCGGGCAGTCCGCCGAGTTCGACACGCGCCTGCCGCACGGCGTGGCCGCGCGGGGCGCCGAGCCCGTCGAGATCCTGTCGATCTTCCACCGCGGCGCCGAGCGCGGCCGCCTTCCCGGCCCGGGACTGCCCGGCGGCTCCTGA
- a CDS encoding PadR family transcriptional regulator: protein MTARLKLTPLGVTVLALLRESDMHPYEMLRLLLERRRDRVVPVTKGTLYHTVARLERQELIAEVGVDREGNRPERTTYTLLDRGQAAIVEWVRSELPRVDPHGSFRLALVEAHNLPRAEALALLAARREMLATSHEDYRSTLEDARSRAVPEQYLVDADRQVELLEAELRWLDRTLARFSVPDLPWVGDDSPAPDLRAR, encoded by the coding sequence ATGACCGCCCGCCTGAAGCTCACGCCGCTCGGCGTGACCGTGCTCGCCCTCCTGCGGGAGAGCGACATGCATCCCTACGAGATGCTGCGCCTCCTGCTCGAGCGCCGCCGCGACCGCGTCGTCCCCGTCACCAAGGGCACCCTGTACCACACGGTCGCGCGACTCGAGCGCCAGGAGCTCATCGCCGAGGTCGGCGTCGACCGGGAGGGCAACCGCCCCGAGCGCACCACCTACACCCTGCTCGACCGCGGGCAGGCGGCCATCGTCGAGTGGGTCCGCAGCGAGCTCCCGCGGGTCGATCCCCACGGCAGCTTCCGCCTCGCCCTCGTGGAGGCGCACAACCTCCCCCGCGCCGAGGCCCTCGCGCTGCTCGCCGCCCGCCGCGAGATGCTCGCGACCTCGCACGAGGACTACCGCTCCACCCTCGAGGACGCGCGCTCCCGCGCCGTGCCCGAGCAGTACCTCGTCGACGCCGACCGCCAGGTCGAGCTGCTCGAGGCCGAGCTGCGCTGGCTCGACCGCACTCTGGCCCGCTTCTCCGTCCCCGACCTCCCCTGGGTGGGAGACGACTCCCCCGCCCCCGACCTTCGCGCCCGATGA